Within Candidatus Thermoplasmatota archaeon, the genomic segment ATTTATGGAGTTTACTCAACAATTTCTTTACCACTATATTCCAACCCTCAGGCCCGACACCCTCGACACGGGTTAGATTTTGCAACTCAATATTCTCCCAAACGTTACCAGGCTTCTGTACTAAGTATGGTTCATCTGCTATCTCTAGCATTGATAAGTCACTTAAGCTATCGCCAATGCCGATAGTTTTTATTATCCCGTATTTTTGCTTAAATAACTCTGACAGTATCTCAACTGCTCTACCTTTATCATTTTCACCCATAACACTGTAGTAGCGACCACCGTGTGTCCAATTAAGGTCACATTCCTCGATCTTTTTCAATATCCTGTCAATTGTTTCTTGTGGGCCATCTAGCTTTAGAGTTTCATCATATTCGCGTTTTTTGGCATATATAGCAAGCTCAAACGTCAAGCCACTATCTCTAGCTACTTCCTCAATACTCATATCGCCAAACCCTTTGATGGGTATCCCTATCTCCCTCTCAATTTTCTTTAATTTTGCACGAATATACTTATACGATGTTCCCAGTTCAATCACAAAATTATCATCCACGATTTTGTGATACTCAAAGTTGAATGTAAAATAATTGCAAGGAACAAATATAGCACCACCATTCTCAACGATGAATGGATCATTTATCGCCAATTTTCTTCGATATACCTCCTGCTCGGCATGGGTCTTATGCGAACAAAATATAATCGGTATCTTATG encodes:
- the mpgP gene encoding mannosyl-3-phosphoglycerate phosphatase, with amino-acid sequence MQPIIFTDLDGTLLDKETYSYEKVLDTISTLKKHKIPIIFCSHKTHAEQEVYRRKLAINDPFIVENGGAIFVPCNYFTFNFEYHKIVDDNFVIELGTSYKYIRAKLKKIEREIGIPIKGFGDMSIEEVARDSGLTFELAIYAKKREYDETLKLDGPQETIDRILKKIEECDLNWTHGGRYYSVMGENDKGRAVEILSELFKQKYGIIKTIGIGDSLSDLSMLEIADEPYLVQKPGNVWENIELQNLTRVEGVGPEGWNIVVKKLLSKLHK